The following coding sequences lie in one Musa acuminata AAA Group cultivar baxijiao chromosome BXJ1-8, Cavendish_Baxijiao_AAA, whole genome shotgun sequence genomic window:
- the LOC135587201 gene encoding G-type lectin S-receptor-like serine/threonine-protein kinase At1g11300 isoform X1: MVRLLPYVAIFLLSSLSLLLLGASDDRLTPGEFISLNETLVSDAGEFVFGFFSPTNSTGDFYAGVWYNIPQRTVIWVANREQPINDSSATLRISDDSNLVIMDSEGGIFWSSNLSGFGTPGNDTAAVLLNSGSLVLRANSHNILWQSFDHPTDTFVPGMKIQYNFGKHSARYITSWKDANDPSPGNFSLGIGSSTAAQLLIWSGTKPYWRSQVWIGKIFTGSRAINTTAVAYLTVLEDDDEIGITLSVSDASLYIRYTLNYLGQIELLIWDNSSKNWTKYSSVPNDKCETYGWCGQFAYCDSTESVPACKCMEGFKPKVQSDWENGNFSAGCTRKKALRCGDGDGFLRVEGMKLPDHVVFLRNRNIGDCRTACLTNCSCTAYAYSDVTTGNETFSGCLIWVGELIDTEMVSSGGEDLYLRLMDISLGTAGSKTKTRRIVIIVSLSAIIVSLACIFILWKFSEGLGVFKDRKKGNLLSDLSSGTDFANNISGSNEFIERQPHQGPELPLIGFENILFATNNFSDSNKLGQGGFGIVYKGNLPGGQEIAVKRLLRGSRQGLEEFKNEVILIAKLQHRNLVKLIACCIHGEEKLLVYEYMPNKSLDFFLFDPTQKAKLDWGKRFNIIKGIARALLYLHQDSRLRIIHRDLKASNILLDAEMNPKISDFGMARIFGGNQDEASTNRVVGTYGYMSPEYAMEGLFSVKSDVYSYGVLLLEIVSGFRNSSFHLIMDFPNLLAYAWELWNEGKENDYVDSSIADTCSPTEVLRSIHVGLLCVQDSPNDRPAMSSVVFMLENEEATISAAPKQPIFTIQRNLNPDIGHPPDDTYLVYSYNNMTVTAAEGR, from the exons ATGGTGAGGCTACTACCGTACGTTGCAATCTTCTTGTTATCATCTCTATCTCTTCTACTGCTTGGTGCTTCAGATGACAGGCTCACTCCCGGGGAATTCATCTCCCTGAATGAGACTTTGGTCTCCGATGCTGGAGAATTTGTGTTCGGCTTCTTCTCTCCTACAAATTCCACTGGTGATTTCTATGCTGGGGTGTGGTACAACATCCCTCAGAGGACGGTCATATGGGTTGCCAACAGAGAGCAGCCGATCAATGATTCCTCTGCGACTCTTCGAATCTCTGATGACAGCAACCTCGTCATCATGGACTCAGAAGGAGGCATCTTCTGGTCATCAAATTTATCAGGCTTTGGCACACCAGGCAATGACACAGCAGCAGTGCTGCTCAACTCAGGAAGTCTGGTTCTTAGAGCAAACAGTCATAATATATTGTGGCAGAGCTTTGATCATCCTACGGACACCTTCGTTCCAGGTATGAAGATCCAGTacaatttcggcaaacactcagCCAGGTACATTACATCTTGGAAGGACGCAAATGACCCCTCACCAGGGAATTTCTCCCTTGGCATTGGTTCCAGCACTGCTGCCCAGCTCCTGATTTGGTCGGGGACAAAGCCCTACTGGAGAAGCCAAGTGTGGATTGGGAAAATATTCACTGGATCACGAGCAATCAACACCACCGCTGTGGCATACTTAACAGTGctagaagatgatgatgagatcGGCATCACATTAAGTGTCTCAGATGCATCATTGTATATTAGATACACATTAAACTATTTAGGACAGATTGAGTTACTGATTTGGGATAATAGTTCCAAGAATTGGACAAAGTACTCATCTGTGCCAAATGACAAGTGCGAAACATATGGATGGTGCGGTCAATTCGCGTATTGTGATAGTACTGAATCAGTGCCAGCATGCAAATGTATGGAAGGATTTAAGCCCAAGGTTCAGAGTGACTGGGAGAATGGGAACTTCTCGGCTGGTTGCACCAGAAAGAAGGCATTGAGGTGTGGTGATGGTGATGGATTTCTGAGAGTTGAAGGCATGAAATTGCCAGACCATGTTGTGTTTCTTAGGAACAGAAACATCGGAGACTGCAGAACTGCATGCCTAACCAATTGTTCCTGTACAGCTTATGCTTATTCTGATGTGACAACGGGAAACGAAACGTTCTCAGGGTGCTTGATTTGGGTGGGAGAGTTGATAGATACTGAGATGGTAAGCAGTGGTGGGGAGGATCTCTATTTGCGCCTAATGGATATTAGTTTAG GAACAGCAGGAAGCAAGACGAAGActaggaggatagtaattataGTATCTCTTTCTGCGATTATCGTTTCTTTGGCCTGCATCTTTATCTTATGGAAGTTCAGTGAGGGTTTAG GTGTATTCAAGGATCGAAAGAAAGGAAATCTACTAAGTGATCTGAGCTCAGGGACAGACTTTGCAAATAACATATCTGGCTCGAACGAATTCATAGAAAGGCAGCCTCATCAAGGTCCAGAACTTCCGCTAATTGGTTTTGAGAACATACTCTTTGCCACAAACAATTTCTCCGATTCAAATAAGCTGGGACAAGGAGGTTTTGGCATAGTTTACAAG GGAAACCTACCAGGAGGACAAGAGATTGCTGTTAAAAGACTCTTGAGAGGATCTAGGCAAGGTTTGGAGGAGTTCAAAAATGAGGTCATTTTGATTGCCAAGTTACAGCACAGGAACTTAGTCAAGCTTATTGCTTGCTGTATCCATGGGGAAGAGAAGCTACTGGTCTATGAGTACATGCCCAACAAAAGTTTGGATTTCTTCCTCTTTG ATCCAACACAGAAAGCAAAGCTTGACTGGGGAAAGCGATTCAACATAATCAAGGGGATCGCTCGAGCACTTTTGTATCTACACCAGGACTCGAGGCTTCGTATAATTCATCGGGATCTTAAAGCCAGCAACATTCTGCTAGATGCAGAGATGAATCCAAAGATATCTGACTTTGGTATGGCAAGAATTTTTGGTGGCAACCAGGATGAAGCAAGCACAAACAGAGTCGTCGGAACATA CGGTTACATGTCTCCTGAGTACGCAATGGAGGGCCTCTTTTCCGTGAAGTCTGATGTCTACAGCTACGGAGTGCTCTTGTTGGAGATTGTGAGCGGCTTTCGGAACAGCAGCTTTCACTTAATCATGGACTTCCCAAACCTTCTAGCTTAC GCATGGGAACTCTGGAACGAAGGCAAGGAAAATGACTACGTCGATTCATCCATCGCCGACACATGCTCTCCGACCGAGGTGTTGAGAAGCATCCATGTGGGCCTCCTGTGCGTGCAAGATAGCCCGAACGATCGGCCAGCCATGTCTTCGGTTGTCTTCATGCTGGAAAACGAGGAAGCCACAATCTCTGCAGCACCCAAACAGCCCATCTTTACAATTCAAAGAAACCTGAATCCAGATATAGGTCATCCACCAGATGACACCTACCTGGTGTATTCTTACAACAACATGACCGTCACAGCTGCAGAAGGACGCTAG
- the LOC135587201 gene encoding G-type lectin S-receptor-like serine/threonine-protein kinase B120 isoform X2, whose protein sequence is MVRLLPYVAIFLLSSLSLLLLGASDDRLTPGEFISLNETLVSDAGEFVFGFFSPTNSTGDFYAGVWYNIPQRTVIWVANREQPINDSSATLRISDDSNLVIMDSEGGIFWSSNLSGFGTPGNDTAAVLLNSGSLVLRANSHNILWQSFDHPTDTFVPGMKIQYNFGKHSARYITSWKDANDPSPGNFSLGIGSSTAAQLLIWSGTKPYWRSQVWIGKIFTGSRAINTTAVAYLTVLEDDDEIGITLSVSDASLYIRYTLNYLGQIELLIWDNSSKNWTKYSSVPNDKCETYGWCGQFAYCDSTESVPACKCMEGFKPKVQSDWENGNFSAGCTRKKALRCGDGDGFLRVEGMKLPDHVVFLRNRNIGDCRTACLTNCSCTAYAYSDVTTGNETFSGCLIWVGELIDTEMVSSGGEDLYLRLMDISLGVFKDRKKGNLLSDLSSGTDFANNISGSNEFIERQPHQGPELPLIGFENILFATNNFSDSNKLGQGGFGIVYKGNLPGGQEIAVKRLLRGSRQGLEEFKNEVILIAKLQHRNLVKLIACCIHGEEKLLVYEYMPNKSLDFFLFDPTQKAKLDWGKRFNIIKGIARALLYLHQDSRLRIIHRDLKASNILLDAEMNPKISDFGMARIFGGNQDEASTNRVVGTYGYMSPEYAMEGLFSVKSDVYSYGVLLLEIVSGFRNSSFHLIMDFPNLLAYAWELWNEGKENDYVDSSIADTCSPTEVLRSIHVGLLCVQDSPNDRPAMSSVVFMLENEEATISAAPKQPIFTIQRNLNPDIGHPPDDTYLVYSYNNMTVTAAEGR, encoded by the exons ATGGTGAGGCTACTACCGTACGTTGCAATCTTCTTGTTATCATCTCTATCTCTTCTACTGCTTGGTGCTTCAGATGACAGGCTCACTCCCGGGGAATTCATCTCCCTGAATGAGACTTTGGTCTCCGATGCTGGAGAATTTGTGTTCGGCTTCTTCTCTCCTACAAATTCCACTGGTGATTTCTATGCTGGGGTGTGGTACAACATCCCTCAGAGGACGGTCATATGGGTTGCCAACAGAGAGCAGCCGATCAATGATTCCTCTGCGACTCTTCGAATCTCTGATGACAGCAACCTCGTCATCATGGACTCAGAAGGAGGCATCTTCTGGTCATCAAATTTATCAGGCTTTGGCACACCAGGCAATGACACAGCAGCAGTGCTGCTCAACTCAGGAAGTCTGGTTCTTAGAGCAAACAGTCATAATATATTGTGGCAGAGCTTTGATCATCCTACGGACACCTTCGTTCCAGGTATGAAGATCCAGTacaatttcggcaaacactcagCCAGGTACATTACATCTTGGAAGGACGCAAATGACCCCTCACCAGGGAATTTCTCCCTTGGCATTGGTTCCAGCACTGCTGCCCAGCTCCTGATTTGGTCGGGGACAAAGCCCTACTGGAGAAGCCAAGTGTGGATTGGGAAAATATTCACTGGATCACGAGCAATCAACACCACCGCTGTGGCATACTTAACAGTGctagaagatgatgatgagatcGGCATCACATTAAGTGTCTCAGATGCATCATTGTATATTAGATACACATTAAACTATTTAGGACAGATTGAGTTACTGATTTGGGATAATAGTTCCAAGAATTGGACAAAGTACTCATCTGTGCCAAATGACAAGTGCGAAACATATGGATGGTGCGGTCAATTCGCGTATTGTGATAGTACTGAATCAGTGCCAGCATGCAAATGTATGGAAGGATTTAAGCCCAAGGTTCAGAGTGACTGGGAGAATGGGAACTTCTCGGCTGGTTGCACCAGAAAGAAGGCATTGAGGTGTGGTGATGGTGATGGATTTCTGAGAGTTGAAGGCATGAAATTGCCAGACCATGTTGTGTTTCTTAGGAACAGAAACATCGGAGACTGCAGAACTGCATGCCTAACCAATTGTTCCTGTACAGCTTATGCTTATTCTGATGTGACAACGGGAAACGAAACGTTCTCAGGGTGCTTGATTTGGGTGGGAGAGTTGATAGATACTGAGATGGTAAGCAGTGGTGGGGAGGATCTCTATTTGCGCCTAATGGATATTAGTTTAG GTGTATTCAAGGATCGAAAGAAAGGAAATCTACTAAGTGATCTGAGCTCAGGGACAGACTTTGCAAATAACATATCTGGCTCGAACGAATTCATAGAAAGGCAGCCTCATCAAGGTCCAGAACTTCCGCTAATTGGTTTTGAGAACATACTCTTTGCCACAAACAATTTCTCCGATTCAAATAAGCTGGGACAAGGAGGTTTTGGCATAGTTTACAAG GGAAACCTACCAGGAGGACAAGAGATTGCTGTTAAAAGACTCTTGAGAGGATCTAGGCAAGGTTTGGAGGAGTTCAAAAATGAGGTCATTTTGATTGCCAAGTTACAGCACAGGAACTTAGTCAAGCTTATTGCTTGCTGTATCCATGGGGAAGAGAAGCTACTGGTCTATGAGTACATGCCCAACAAAAGTTTGGATTTCTTCCTCTTTG ATCCAACACAGAAAGCAAAGCTTGACTGGGGAAAGCGATTCAACATAATCAAGGGGATCGCTCGAGCACTTTTGTATCTACACCAGGACTCGAGGCTTCGTATAATTCATCGGGATCTTAAAGCCAGCAACATTCTGCTAGATGCAGAGATGAATCCAAAGATATCTGACTTTGGTATGGCAAGAATTTTTGGTGGCAACCAGGATGAAGCAAGCACAAACAGAGTCGTCGGAACATA CGGTTACATGTCTCCTGAGTACGCAATGGAGGGCCTCTTTTCCGTGAAGTCTGATGTCTACAGCTACGGAGTGCTCTTGTTGGAGATTGTGAGCGGCTTTCGGAACAGCAGCTTTCACTTAATCATGGACTTCCCAAACCTTCTAGCTTAC GCATGGGAACTCTGGAACGAAGGCAAGGAAAATGACTACGTCGATTCATCCATCGCCGACACATGCTCTCCGACCGAGGTGTTGAGAAGCATCCATGTGGGCCTCCTGTGCGTGCAAGATAGCCCGAACGATCGGCCAGCCATGTCTTCGGTTGTCTTCATGCTGGAAAACGAGGAAGCCACAATCTCTGCAGCACCCAAACAGCCCATCTTTACAATTCAAAGAAACCTGAATCCAGATATAGGTCATCCACCAGATGACACCTACCTGGTGTATTCTTACAACAACATGACCGTCACAGCTGCAGAAGGACGCTAG
- the LOC135587202 gene encoding zinc finger protein CONSTANS-LIKE 2-like — MGVKQCELCDRPARMHCESDQASLCWECDAKVHGANFLVARHSRCLLCQSCQSPTPWRAEGARPGYAASTCGRCATEGRKDGGADGGPGGVGVAEEDEGEMGGEEADEDEDEEAEEPEDDGVDEEGENQVVPWSMTPPPVSSSSSSEEEQEAGRRERGGGFLKRTRVNVNLPLSQEDVACSSSQPSYMTSDDATSRGRKRPNPLRADTSSTSALGDVRFHGNQGGLSSSHPGIAEQSKKQQG, encoded by the exons ATGGGGGTGAAGCAGTGCGAGCTGTGCGATCGGCCGGCGAGGATGCACTGCGAGTCGGACCAAGCGAGCCTGTGCTGGGAGTGCGATGCCAAGGTGCACGGCGCCAACTTTCTGGTCGCGCGCCACTCCAGGTGCCTGCTCTGCCAGAGCTGCCAGTCGCCCACGCCGTGGCGGGCGGAGGGCGCCAGGCCGGGCTACGCCGCCTCCACCTGCGGACGGTGCGCGACCGAGGGCAGGAAGGATGGGGGTGCAGACGGAGGACCAGGTGGCGTTGGCGTGGCGGAGGAGGATGAGGGGGAAATGGGAGGAGAAGAGGCGGACGAGGACGAAGACGAGGAAGCAGAGGAACCGGAGGACGATGGCGTCGATGAGGAAGGGGAGAACCAGGTGGTGCCATGGTCGATGACGCCGCCCCCGGTGTCGAGCTCGTCGAGCAGCGAGGAGGAGCAGGAGGCGGGTCGGAGGGAGCGTGGCGGTGGCTTCTTGAAGCGGACGCGGGTGAATGTCAATCTCCCCCTTTCGCAG GAAGATGTCGCCTGTTCCTCGTCCCAACCGAGCTACATGACGTCGGACGACGCCACCTCCAGGGGCCGCAAGAGACCTAACCCTCTCCGCGCCGACACCTCCTCCACCTCCGCCCTCGGTGATGTACGCTTCCACGGCAACCAGGGAGGTCTGTCTTCCTCCCATCCAG GCATTGCAGAACAATCCAAGAAACAACAGGGCTAA